The following nucleotide sequence is from Tachyglossus aculeatus isolate mTacAcu1 chromosome 11, mTacAcu1.pri, whole genome shotgun sequence.
CCCGGGTGAAAGTaaatttcctcattcattcatccattcaatcgtatttattgagcacttactgtgtacagagcactgtactaagcgcttgggaagtcatgaTCTAAATGCTTAGCAGTTCGACCTGAAAACTAAAGGGGCAAGGACTGCCCCTGGGCACATCCTCCCTCTACCTTCCCTTCAATTAATcacaggcatttattgagcatttaccgtctgcagagaactgtactaagcgcttaggagagtacaatagagtaaatcgATAGGATCCCTGCTctagaggagtttacattctagtggaggACGCAAACGTTACAAtagattacagataagggaagcggCAGAGTGTAGGgatcaggacataataataataataataataataataataataataataataaaggcatttgttaagcgcttaccatgtgcaaagcactgtcctaagcgctggaagttTGGTGGAGATGGGGGTGGAGTGAACAACTCAATTGCTTAGTGGGGATGGGGtcaggtgcataggtgatgcagaagggagggagaacaggatggggagatgaaggattagttgaggaaggctacctgggagaaatcaatcaattgtatttactgagcacttactgtgcacagagtactgtactgagcgcttgggagcgtacaatattaCCAAGCTGACAGACGCATTCCATGCCCAccgagagcttacaatttagagctgGGATTTTcgcaggggtttgaaccccctTCTAgtccccccctttctagactgtgagcccactgttgggtagggaccgtctctatatgttgccagcgtgtacttcccaagcgcttagtacagtgctctgcacacagtaagcgctcaataaatacgattgaatgaatgaatgaatgactgagagcttacaatttagagctgGGATTTTCGCAGCGGTTTGAACCCCCTTCtagtcccccctttctagactgtgagcccactgttgggtagggaccgtctctatatgttgccaacgtgtacttcccaagcgcttagtccagtcctctgcacacagtaagcgctcaataaatacaattgaatgaatgaatgaatgagagcttacaatttagagctgGGATTTTCGCATGGGTTTGAACCCCCTTCTAGtcccccctttctaaactgtgagcccactgttgggtagggaccgtctctatatgttgccaacatgtacttcccaagcgcttaatacagtgctctgcacacagtaagcactcaataaatacaattgaatgaatgaatgatagcttaCAATTTAGACCTGGGATTTTcgcaggggtttgaacccccttctagtctcccctttctaaactgtgagcccactgttaggtagggaccgtctctatatattgccaacgtgtacttcccaagcgcttagtccagtgctctgcacacagtaagcgctcaataaatacaactgaatgaatgaatgaacccttcccAAGGAACTGTCCCCCTCCTCACCGGTGGACAGTGGTCTCCCTTCGTGTCGGGCCATGCAGAAGACTCCGAGGGCCAGTAGCCCAGTGGCCAGGATGTCGCCCATGATGATCCCCACCAGGGTGGCCGGGTCCACCTCGATGCAGTTTTGACAcactgtgggggcagggggacagaggacagaggatggaccctcccttccccccaagtCCTTTtggttccccctcccagccccgggtcCCAGCATCTTTACTTCGTAAGTGCACGTGCAAGAACGCAGGCTTCTCCGAAAGACACTTGATCACGAGGCGGGGATCCGTGATTTTCGGGATCATGATCTTCGACTCGTTCACTGTTCTGTCCCATTCAGCCCCCGGATGGGTCAGCAAGGAGAACGCTGTGGAATTGCAGATCACCTGCAACTGGTCCTCTATCTCCTCCACTTTCACGTTGTCTAGTGGGGGTGAGAAGATCCTCTGTCAAAGGTGGGGGGAAGACCTCCTAGTCTGGATCCCCCTCCTTggcct
It contains:
- the CD3D gene encoding T-cell surface glycoprotein CD3 delta chain, yielding MEPCRWLPGLILVVIVTQGVDSADGKQDNVKVEEIEDQLQVICNSTAFSLLTHPGAEWDRTVNESKIMIPKITDPRLVIKCLSEKPAFLHVHLRMCQNCIEVDPATLVGIIMGDILATGLLALGVFCMARHEGRPLSTASDPRSLMANDQLYQPLRDRDDGQYSHIGGNRPRKK